One window of the Gammaproteobacteria bacterium genome contains the following:
- the hisC gene encoding histidinol-phosphate transaminase codes for MKNPLTQLVQSLIRPEIRALSAYHVPDARGLIKLDAMENPYTWPPEIIDSWLARLRDASLNRYPDPAPQALCASLKAGMAVPEGCAVLLGNGSDELIQMIALALSGPGRVLLTPEPGFAMYRIIADIAAMTYVGVPLVDDFALDRAAMLRAIEQHQPAVIFLAYPNNPTGNLFDDDSVRAVIEAAPGLVVLDEAYHAFAARSWMPQLPHYPNLLVMRTLSKMGLAGLRLGLLAGAPLWLDEFNKLRLPYNINVLTQISAAFALEHAALLDEQTTRIRTARELLLREMQTLPGITAYPSQANFILFRAGSGRGPALFETLKQAGILIKNMHASNPALRDCLRVTVGTTRENEAFTSALRAALTPENT; via the coding sequence ATGAAAAACCCTCTCACACAACTCGTGCAATCCCTTATCCGTCCCGAGATACGTGCACTCTCTGCCTATCACGTGCCCGATGCGCGCGGGCTGATCAAACTCGACGCGATGGAAAACCCCTATACCTGGCCGCCGGAGATCATCGACTCCTGGCTGGCCCGGCTGCGTGATGCGTCCCTCAACCGTTATCCCGACCCGGCGCCGCAGGCGCTGTGCGCCAGCCTCAAGGCCGGCATGGCGGTACCGGAGGGCTGTGCCGTACTGCTCGGCAATGGCTCGGATGAGTTGATCCAGATGATTGCGCTGGCACTGAGTGGCCCCGGGCGCGTCCTGCTGACACCGGAACCGGGCTTTGCCATGTACCGCATCATTGCGGATATTGCCGCCATGACTTATGTCGGCGTGCCGCTGGTGGATGACTTCGCGCTTGATCGCGCCGCGATGCTGCGCGCCATCGAACAGCACCAGCCTGCTGTCATATTCCTCGCCTACCCCAACAACCCCACCGGCAACCTGTTTGACGATGACAGCGTGCGCGCAGTAATCGAGGCCGCCCCCGGTCTGGTGGTGCTGGATGAGGCCTACCACGCCTTTGCGGCGCGAAGCTGGATGCCGCAACTGCCGCACTACCCGAACCTGCTGGTCATGCGCACCCTGTCAAAAATGGGTCTAGCCGGGCTGCGCCTCGGCCTGCTGGCCGGTGCCCCGCTGTGGCTGGATGAGTTCAACAAGCTGCGGCTGCCTTACAACATCAATGTACTGACACAGATCAGCGCGGCATTTGCACTGGAGCATGCCGCCCTGCTGGACGAGCAAACCACCCGCATCCGCACTGCGCGCGAACTGCTGCTGCGCGAGATGCAGACACTGCCCGGCATCACGGCCTACCCCAGCCAGGCCAATTTCATACTGTTTCGCGCAGGATCCGGACGCGGCCCTGCCCTGTTCGAGACCCTCAAGCAGGCCGGCATACTGATCAAAAATATGCATGCATCAAACCCCGCACTGCGAGACTGCCTGCGCGTCACTGTGGGCACGACGCGGGAAAACGAGGCCTTTACCAGTGCGCTGCGCGCAGCGCTGACCCCTGAAAATACCTGA
- a CDS encoding ABC transporter permease: protein MKTHAFSNPRGLLALFWKEVWRFLKVTVQTLLTPITVTLLYLLIFQQVLTDHVQVYDGIGYTAFLVPGLVMMAVIQNAFANSSSSLIQSKVNGSLVFVLLAPLSSAELYLAYVGAAMLRGLLVGVGVYLAALAFTDLQLAHIGGMIAFALLASLVLGALGIVVAILADTYEQLSALQNFIIVPLSFLSGVFYSIHDLPPLWHDASRLNPFFYMIDGFRYSMLGVSDVTPLLSLTITAGFAVAISAVCLFLLQKGYKIRA, encoded by the coding sequence ATGAAGACCCACGCCTTCAGCAATCCACGCGGCCTGTTGGCCCTGTTCTGGAAGGAGGTCTGGCGCTTCCTGAAGGTGACGGTGCAGACACTGCTCACGCCCATTACGGTGACACTGCTGTATCTGCTGATCTTTCAGCAGGTGTTGACCGATCACGTACAGGTCTACGACGGTATCGGCTATACCGCCTTTCTGGTGCCCGGTCTGGTCATGATGGCGGTGATCCAGAATGCCTTTGCCAACAGCTCCTCCAGCCTGATTCAATCCAAGGTCAACGGCAGCCTGGTGTTTGTGCTGCTGGCGCCGCTCTCCAGCGCCGAGCTGTATCTTGCCTATGTGGGCGCAGCGATGCTGCGCGGCCTGCTGGTGGGCGTGGGCGTCTATCTGGCAGCGCTGGCATTCACCGACCTGCAGCTCGCGCATATCGGCGGCATGATCGCCTTCGCATTACTGGCCAGTCTGGTGTTGGGCGCGCTCGGCATCGTGGTGGCGATTCTGGCCGACACCTATGAGCAGCTTTCCGCGCTGCAAAATTTCATCATCGTCCCACTGTCATTTCTGAGTGGCGTGTTTTACTCCATTCATGACCTGCCGCCGCTGTGGCATGATGCCTCGCGCCTGAACCCGTTTTTCTACATGATTGACGGCTTCCGCTACAGCATGCTCGGCGTCTCCGATGTCACACCGCTGCTGAGTCTGACCATTACCGCCGGTTTTGCGGTAGCGATCAGTGCCGTATGCCTGTTTTTACTGCAAAAAGGTTACAAAATCCGTGCTTAA
- the mlaD gene encoding outer membrane lipid asymmetry maintenance protein MlaD: MMQTKTIEIAVGLFVAAGLAALFVLAMKVSNLSAFTDDAGYQLVAKFDNVGSLKTGAPVSIAGVRVGRVAGIGIDKITHEAVVRLNINKDYTDIPADTSASILTAGLLGEQYVSLEPGGDIKPLKAGDEIKLTQPALVLEKIIGQFLFSKAQEGPSQNSP; this comes from the coding sequence ATGATGCAGACTAAGACTATTGAAATCGCCGTCGGCCTGTTCGTGGCGGCGGGATTGGCCGCACTGTTCGTGCTGGCCATGAAGGTCAGCAACCTCTCGGCCTTCACGGATGACGCCGGCTATCAACTGGTCGCCAAGTTCGACAACGTGGGCAGCCTCAAGACCGGTGCACCGGTCAGCATCGCGGGCGTCCGCGTAGGGCGCGTGGCCGGCATCGGCATCGACAAAATCACACACGAGGCCGTGGTCAGGCTCAATATCAACAAGGACTACACCGACATCCCGGCCGATACCAGCGCCAGCATCCTGACGGCCGGCCTGCTGGGCGAGCAATATGTCAGCCTGGAGCCGGGTGGCGATATCAAGCCGCTCAAGGCCGGCGACGAAATCAAGCTGACCCAGCCCGCCCTGGTGCTGGAGAAGATCATCGGCCAGTTCCTGTTCAGCAAGGCTCAGGAAGGCCCCTCCCAAAATAGTCCATAA
- the hisA gene encoding 1-(5-phosphoribosyl)-5-[(5-phosphoribosylamino)methylideneamino]imidazole-4-carboxamide isomerase: protein MLLIPAIDLKDGKCVRLRQGRMDDETVFSDDPLAVAARWVKEGARRLHIIDLNGAFAGKPVNAEVIHRITQSHPDLQIQVGGGIRDEDTIQTYLNAGVSYVILGTKAVNTPHFVADMCLEFPGHIIVGLDAKDGKVAIDGWSKLSNHDVIDLAQRFQKDGVEAIIYTDIGRDGMLHGINIESTVALAQAITIPVIASGGITNLDDIRALCKVAHEGIMGAITGRAIYEGTLDFKTGQALADTLSGQHPA, encoded by the coding sequence ATGCTATTAATCCCCGCAATCGATCTTAAAGACGGAAAATGCGTACGCCTGCGCCAGGGGCGCATGGATGATGAAACCGTATTTTCCGATGACCCACTCGCGGTCGCCGCTCGCTGGGTGAAAGAAGGTGCGCGCCGCCTGCACATCATCGACCTGAACGGCGCATTTGCCGGCAAGCCCGTCAATGCCGAGGTCATCCACCGCATCACCCAAAGCCATCCCGACTTGCAGATTCAAGTCGGCGGCGGCATTCGCGATGAGGATACCATTCAGACCTACCTCAATGCCGGCGTAAGCTATGTCATCCTCGGCACCAAAGCCGTCAACACACCACACTTCGTGGCCGACATGTGCCTGGAGTTTCCCGGCCACATCATCGTCGGACTGGATGCAAAAGACGGCAAGGTGGCGATCGACGGCTGGTCAAAACTCTCCAACCACGACGTCATTGACCTTGCCCAGCGCTTCCAGAAAGACGGCGTCGAGGCGATCATCTACACCGACATCGGACGCGACGGCATGCTGCACGGCATCAATATCGAATCTACCGTTGCGCTCGCGCAGGCCATTACCATCCCCGTCATCGCCTCCGGCGGTATCACCAACCTCGACGACATCCGCGCACTGTGCAAGGTGGCGCATGAGGGCATCATGGGCGCGATCACCGGGCGGGCAATCTACGAAGGCACGCTGGATTTTAAAACCGGCCAGGCGCTGGCCGATACGCTGTCTGGCCAACATCCGGCATAA
- the murA gene encoding UDP-N-acetylglucosamine 1-carboxyvinyltransferase, with product MDKLIITGGQPLHGEIRISGAKNAALPILAATLLADTPLTVCNVPHLHDITTTMELLGSMGVHLTVDERLNIEVDARPIKKLYAPYELVKTMRASILVLGPMLARYGQAEVSLPGGCAIGPRPVNLHIQGLEAMGAKITVENGYIRASAKRLHGAHLVLDKITVTGTENLMMAATLAAGTTVIENAALEPEVVDLANCLINMGARISGAGTSSITIEGVERLSGTRYSVLPDRIETGTYLVAAAITGGHVKLKGTRPGLLDAVLEKLREAGATIDTGEDWIELDMQGRRPKAVDIHTAPYPAFPTDMQAQFTALNSIADGIGRVSETVFENRFMHIHELKRMGSDISLDGNTATTRGVDSLTAAPVMATDLRASASLVLAGLVAKGVTVVDRIYHIDRGYECIEEKLTQLGATIHRVPG from the coding sequence ATGGATAAATTAATCATCACCGGCGGCCAACCGCTGCACGGCGAAATTCGTATCTCCGGCGCGAAGAATGCCGCACTGCCGATACTGGCCGCCACCTTGCTCGCCGACACACCCCTGACGGTGTGCAATGTCCCGCACCTGCACGACATCACCACCACCATGGAATTGCTGGGCAGCATGGGTGTGCATCTGACGGTGGACGAGCGCCTCAACATCGAGGTGGATGCGCGCCCGATCAAGAAACTCTATGCACCGTATGAGTTGGTCAAAACCATGCGCGCGTCGATTCTGGTGCTGGGACCGATGCTGGCGCGCTACGGCCAGGCCGAGGTTTCCCTGCCCGGGGGTTGCGCCATCGGTCCGCGCCCGGTCAACCTGCACATCCAGGGATTGGAGGCGATGGGGGCGAAAATCACGGTGGAGAACGGCTATATCCGCGCCAGCGCCAAACGCCTGCATGGCGCACATCTGGTGCTGGACAAGATCACCGTCACCGGCACCGAAAACCTGATGATGGCGGCCACCCTCGCAGCGGGCACCACGGTGATTGAAAACGCGGCGCTTGAGCCGGAGGTAGTCGACCTCGCCAACTGCCTGATCAACATGGGCGCCCGTATCAGCGGCGCAGGCACCAGCAGCATCACCATCGAAGGCGTTGAGCGCCTGTCCGGCACCCGCTACAGCGTGCTGCCCGACCGCATTGAAACCGGCACCTATCTGGTCGCTGCGGCGATCACCGGCGGACACGTGAAACTCAAGGGCACACGCCCGGGCCTGCTGGATGCCGTGCTGGAAAAACTGCGCGAGGCGGGCGCCACGATTGATACCGGGGAGGACTGGATTGAGCTCGATATGCAGGGACGGCGGCCCAAGGCGGTAGACATACACACCGCGCCCTACCCGGCCTTCCCTACCGACATGCAGGCGCAATTCACCGCGCTCAACAGCATTGCCGATGGCATCGGCAGAGTCTCCGAGACCGTGTTCGAAAACCGCTTCATGCACATACACGAACTGAAGCGCATGGGCAGCGACATCAGCCTTGACGGCAATACGGCCACCACCCGGGGCGTGGACAGCCTCACGGCTGCGCCGGTCATGGCCACTGACCTGCGTGCTTCGGCCAGCCTGGTGCTGGCGGGGCTGGTGGCGAAAGGCGTCACCGTCGTGGATCGCATCTATCACATCGACCGCGGCTATGAGTGCATTGAAGAAAAACTCACACAACTCGGCGCCACCATCCACCGGGTGCCTGGCTAA
- the hisH gene encoding imidazole glycerol phosphate synthase subunit HisH, whose protein sequence is MNDVAVIDYGMGNLRSVAKALEHIAQKDTRVVVSNDPQQIMNAARVVFPGQGAMRDCMKELQRLELDAVVRECVKNKPFLGICMGMQVLLDSSEENNGWPGLGVIQGSVRRFADHMTDASGARLKVPHMGWNQVRQAHAHALWQGIPDQSRFYFVHSYYAQPSDHNLAAGLTSYPTEFTSAIARDNVFAVQFHPEKSERHGLALLKNFLHWNGTV, encoded by the coding sequence ATGAACGATGTTGCCGTCATCGACTACGGTATGGGCAACCTGCGCTCCGTCGCCAAGGCGCTGGAACACATCGCGCAGAAAGATACGCGCGTAGTGGTCAGCAACGACCCGCAGCAAATTATGAATGCCGCACGCGTCGTATTTCCCGGCCAGGGCGCAATGCGCGACTGCATGAAGGAACTGCAACGGCTGGAGCTCGACGCCGTGGTGCGCGAGTGCGTGAAAAACAAACCGTTCCTTGGCATCTGCATGGGCATGCAGGTGCTGCTCGACTCCAGCGAGGAAAATAACGGCTGGCCTGGCCTTGGCGTGATTCAAGGCAGCGTGCGGCGTTTTGCCGACCACATGACAGACGCCAGTGGCGCACGGCTCAAGGTACCGCACATGGGCTGGAACCAGGTGCGTCAGGCCCACGCGCACGCCTTGTGGCAGGGCATTCCGGATCAGAGCCGGTTTTATTTCGTGCACAGTTATTATGCGCAGCCGTCCGATCACAACCTGGCGGCCGGACTCACCTCTTATCCCACCGAATTCACCTCGGCCATTGCACGCGACAATGTCTTCGCCGTGCAGTTTCACCCGGAAAAAAGCGAGCGCCACGGCCTTGCCCTGCTCAAGAATTTTTTACACTGGAATGGTACTGTCTAA
- the hisG gene encoding ATP phosphoribosyltransferase — translation MTSNTLTIALSKGRIFKETLPLLAHAGIIPLDDPDTSRKLVLDTSQDDVKLVIIRAADVPTYVEYGAADLGVAGKDVLMEYGGDGLYEPLDLHIARCRMMVAGRQEPMQHTRRLRIATKYTDVTRRYYAALGMQVEIIKLYGSMELAPLVGLADRIVDLVDTGNTLKANGLQPLEHIADISARLVVNKASMKMKHIRIKRVVAQLAAAVAETAARQPT, via the coding sequence ATGACCAGTAATACACTGACCATTGCGCTGTCAAAGGGCCGCATCTTCAAGGAGACGCTGCCGTTGCTCGCGCACGCCGGTATTATTCCCCTTGATGATCCCGATACCAGCCGCAAGCTGGTGCTGGATACCAGCCAGGACGATGTGAAGCTGGTAATCATCCGTGCCGCCGATGTACCCACCTATGTTGAATACGGGGCGGCGGATCTCGGCGTGGCGGGCAAGGATGTGCTGATGGAGTATGGCGGCGACGGATTGTATGAACCGCTTGATCTCCACATTGCACGCTGCCGGATGATGGTTGCTGGCAGGCAGGAACCCATGCAGCACACGCGCCGCCTGCGGATTGCCACCAAATATACCGACGTGACCCGCCGCTACTATGCGGCACTGGGCATGCAGGTGGAAATCATCAAGCTCTACGGCTCGATGGAGCTGGCGCCGCTGGTCGGTCTCGCCGATCGCATCGTCGATCTGGTCGATACCGGAAACACGCTGAAGGCGAATGGCCTGCAGCCGCTGGAGCACATTGCCGACATCAGCGCCCGCCTGGTGGTCAACAAGGCCTCGATGAAAATGAAGCACATACGCATCAAGCGAGTTGTGGCACAGCTTGCAGCAGCAGTCGCAGAGACAGCCGCCCGGCAACCCACATGA
- the hisD gene encoding histidinol dehydrogenase translates to MKRLDSTQADFQAQLDGLLAWEEVADEGIERSVREIVHTVRTRGDAALLEYTARFDQVSAAAVSALEISKTRMQAALAELPQAQHAALLTAAERIRSYHEHQKMQSWSYREADGTLLGQQITALDRVGLYVPGGKAAYPSSVLMNALPAKVAGVGELIMVVPTPHGVVNALVLAAAAVAGVDRIFTLGGAQAVAALAYGTETVPRVDKIVGPGNIYVASAKRLVFGTVGIDMIAGPSEILVLSDGSANPDWIAMDLFSQAEHDEQAQALLVSPDGAWLDQVAASIERLLPTLERADIVRRSLGTRGALIQVRNLDEAVDIANFIAPEHLELALDDAEPWAARIRHAGAIFMGHYTPEAIGDYCAGPNHVLPTSRTARFSSPLGVYDFQKRSSLIQCSASGAAELGKIASVLARGEGLTAHARSAEYRTNSGEDH, encoded by the coding sequence ATGAAACGTCTGGACAGCACCCAAGCCGACTTCCAGGCACAACTGGATGGACTGCTGGCCTGGGAAGAGGTTGCAGATGAAGGCATTGAGCGCAGTGTGCGCGAGATCGTGCACACGGTGCGCACACGCGGCGACGCCGCGCTGCTGGAATATACCGCACGCTTTGACCAGGTCAGCGCCGCTGCTGTAAGCGCACTGGAAATCTCCAAGACACGCATGCAGGCAGCGCTCGCTGAATTGCCGCAGGCGCAGCATGCTGCACTGCTGACGGCGGCGGAGCGTATTCGCAGCTACCACGAGCACCAGAAAATGCAATCGTGGTCATACCGCGAAGCCGACGGCACGCTGCTCGGCCAGCAGATCACTGCTCTCGATCGCGTCGGCCTGTATGTCCCCGGCGGCAAGGCGGCCTACCCCTCATCGGTGCTGATGAATGCGCTGCCCGCCAAGGTTGCGGGCGTGGGTGAACTCATCATGGTGGTACCGACACCGCACGGTGTGGTCAACGCACTGGTACTGGCCGCAGCTGCCGTAGCGGGCGTGGATCGCATCTTCACCCTGGGCGGGGCACAGGCCGTGGCCGCACTGGCCTATGGCACGGAGACCGTGCCACGGGTGGACAAGATCGTCGGCCCCGGCAACATCTATGTCGCCAGCGCCAAGCGGCTGGTATTCGGTACCGTCGGCATCGACATGATTGCAGGCCCGTCGGAAATACTGGTGCTCAGCGACGGCTCGGCCAATCCCGACTGGATCGCCATGGACCTGTTCTCGCAGGCCGAGCACGACGAACAGGCGCAGGCGCTGCTGGTCAGCCCCGATGGCGCATGGCTCGATCAGGTCGCGGCCAGCATCGAGCGTCTGTTGCCCACGCTGGAGCGTGCCGACATCGTGCGCCGCTCGCTGGGGACGCGGGGTGCTCTGATACAGGTACGCAACCTCGACGAGGCCGTCGACATCGCCAACTTTATTGCGCCCGAACATCTGGAGCTGGCACTGGATGACGCCGAGCCATGGGCCGCGCGCATCCGCCACGCCGGGGCGATCTTCATGGGCCACTACACGCCCGAGGCCATCGGCGACTACTGCGCGGGACCGAATCATGTACTGCCCACATCACGCACGGCGCGCTTCAGTTCTCCGCTCGGCGTCTACGACTTCCAGAAACGCAGCAGCCTGATCCAGTGCTCGGCCAGCGGTGCCGCAGAACTGGGCAAGATCGCGTCGGTACTCGCGCGCGGCGAAGGTCTCACGGCGCACGCGCGGTCGGCGGAATATCGTACAAACAGTGGCGAGGATCATTAA
- a CDS encoding STAS domain-containing protein: MSALTPISGSAGHFQLAGDLSFATVPQVYLETDTLFGSPEAALVLDLSRVERTDSAGLALLVEWLRQARRLHKNLHFRAIPEQLLAIAQASGVEAVLPLSNHEAQHPPA, translated from the coding sequence GTGAGCGCCCTTACACCCATCTCGGGCAGTGCAGGACATTTTCAACTGGCGGGCGATCTGAGTTTCGCCACCGTGCCACAGGTGTACCTGGAAACGGACACTTTGTTTGGCAGCCCCGAGGCAGCACTGGTGCTCGACCTCAGCCGCGTCGAACGCACCGACAGCGCCGGGCTGGCACTGCTGGTAGAGTGGCTGCGGCAGGCCCGGCGCCTGCATAAAAATCTGCACTTTCGGGCCATCCCGGAACAGCTATTGGCCATCGCCCAGGCCAGTGGCGTGGAGGCCGTGCTACCGCTGTCGAACCATGAGGCGCAACACCCGCCTGCCTAA
- the hisB gene encoding imidazoleglycerol-phosphate dehydratase HisB, which produces MSQRKASIQRGTLETSIEATVNLDGGGTSRLHTGIGFLDHMLDQVARHGLIDLDIKAQGDLHIDAHHTVEDIGITLGQAFAKALADKQGIRRYGHAYVPLDEALSRVVIDFSGRPGLDYHVEYPRARIGEFDVDLLHEFFQGFANHALVTLHIDCLRGKNAHHIAETIFKAFGRALRMAVERDERMQGKLPSTKGSL; this is translated from the coding sequence ATGTCTCAGCGTAAAGCGAGCATACAACGCGGCACCCTGGAAACCAGCATCGAGGCCACGGTCAATCTGGACGGTGGCGGGACATCGCGCCTGCACACCGGTATCGGCTTTCTTGACCACATGCTCGACCAGGTTGCCCGTCATGGCCTGATTGATCTCGACATCAAGGCCCAGGGCGATCTGCACATCGACGCGCACCACACCGTGGAAGACATCGGCATCACCCTCGGTCAGGCCTTCGCCAAGGCGCTCGCTGACAAACAGGGCATCCGCCGCTATGGTCACGCCTACGTGCCGCTGGACGAAGCACTGTCGCGCGTAGTCATCGATTTCTCCGGCCGCCCCGGCCTCGACTACCACGTCGAGTATCCGCGCGCGCGCATCGGAGAATTCGATGTTGACCTGCTGCACGAGTTTTTCCAGGGCTTCGCCAATCATGCACTGGTCACGCTGCATATCGACTGCCTGCGCGGCAAGAATGCACATCACATCGCCGAGACCATATTCAAGGCGTTCGGGCGTGCGCTGCGCATGGCCGTCGAGCGTGATGAGCGCATGCAGGGGAAGCTGCCATCCACCAAAGGGTCGCTCTAA
- a CDS encoding ABC transporter ATP-binding protein, protein MNSAVTITDIHKHYPGVHALQGVDFSIARGEFFGLLGPNGAGKSTLINILAGLTRADAGQAAILGHDVIRGYRAARHALGVVPQELLYDPFFSVREVLRLQAGYFGHGRAYAAWIDELLTTLSLTDKADTSIHALSGGMKRRVLIALALAHKPQVLVLDEPTAGVDTELRRMLWEFTRRLHRDGVTVVLTTHYLAEAEALCDRIAILDHGRLAALDSKTALLQRHPYRMLCLSVSDNERALPPALTPLLVTREAQHIKLRLHKQHDAIADVLDALRDAGFGITDLYTQEPGLEEVFLQITAPPTAGHA, encoded by the coding sequence ATGAATTCTGCCGTCACCATCACTGACATCCACAAGCACTACCCGGGCGTGCACGCCCTGCAAGGCGTGGACTTCAGCATCGCACGCGGCGAGTTCTTCGGCCTGCTGGGACCCAACGGCGCCGGCAAGTCGACACTGATCAATATCCTCGCGGGCCTGACCCGCGCCGATGCCGGCCAGGCCGCCATTCTCGGCCATGATGTCATCCGCGGCTACCGCGCGGCGCGCCATGCGCTCGGCGTGGTGCCGCAGGAACTGCTCTATGATCCCTTTTTCAGCGTGCGCGAGGTGCTACGTCTGCAGGCCGGTTATTTCGGCCACGGTCGCGCATACGCCGCATGGATTGATGAACTGCTCACCACCTTAAGCCTGACGGACAAAGCCGACACCAGCATTCACGCCTTGTCCGGCGGCATGAAGCGACGCGTACTGATCGCGCTGGCGCTGGCCCACAAGCCCCAGGTGCTGGTGCTGGACGAACCCACGGCAGGCGTGGATACCGAACTGCGGCGCATGCTGTGGGAATTCACCCGCCGCCTGCACCGCGATGGCGTCACCGTGGTGCTGACCACACACTACCTCGCCGAGGCCGAGGCGCTGTGCGACCGCATCGCCATTCTCGACCACGGACGGCTGGCGGCACTCGACAGCAAGACTGCCCTGTTGCAGCGCCACCCTTATCGCATGTTGTGCCTGAGCGTCAGCGACAACGAACGCGCCCTGCCGCCCGCATTGACACCACTGCTGGTCACGCGTGAGGCGCAGCACATCAAACTGCGGCTGCACAAACAACATGACGCCATCGCCGACGTCCTCGACGCATTGCGCGACGCCGGTTTTGGCATCACCGATCTCTACACCCAGGAGCCGGGGCTGGAAGAAGTCTTTCTCCAGATTACCGCCCCGCCCACGGCAGGCCACGCATGA
- a CDS encoding ABC transporter substrate-binding protein, translating to MMLIARTLLAGLLTVAASTAGSTAYADTPPQDVVRQASDRMIAALKAERDVIKADPARLYPLVEEIILPHFDFERMSRWVLGKHWRTASDTQKAAFVNEFRALLVRTYATAMAEYRDQEIIYLPFKGETSADDATVRSEIRTPGAPSIPVNYSLYLKGSQWKVYDVVIDGVSMVANYRSTFSNEIRQGGLDGLIAKLVTRNQQNDKSTAATAPLNHAAAQ from the coding sequence ATGATGCTGATAGCACGAACACTGTTGGCCGGGCTACTGACCGTCGCTGCAAGCACGGCGGGCAGCACGGCTTATGCTGACACCCCCCCGCAAGACGTGGTGCGGCAGGCCTCGGATCGCATGATCGCCGCCCTCAAGGCCGAGCGTGATGTGATCAAGGCCGATCCTGCGCGTCTCTACCCGCTGGTGGAGGAAATTATCCTGCCTCACTTTGATTTCGAGCGCATGTCGCGCTGGGTGCTCGGCAAGCACTGGCGCACCGCGAGCGACACCCAGAAGGCCGCCTTCGTGAATGAATTCCGCGCCCTGCTGGTACGCACCTACGCCACTGCGATGGCCGAATACCGTGACCAGGAAATCATCTACCTGCCGTTCAAGGGTGAAACCTCCGCCGATGACGCCACCGTCAGGAGCGAGATACGCACACCCGGCGCACCATCCATTCCCGTGAACTACAGCCTGTACTTGAAAGGCAGCCAATGGAAGGTGTACGACGTCGTCATCGATGGCGTAAGCATGGTCGCCAACTACCGCTCCACATTCTCCAACGAGATCAGGCAGGGCGGGCTGGATGGATTGATCGCCAAGCTGGTCACCCGCAACCAGCAAAATGACAAGAGCACAGCCGCCACGGCCCCGCTCAATCACGCCGCCGCCCAGTGA
- a CDS encoding BolA/IbaG family iron-sulfur metabolism protein: MDAETIKRMIEAGLPDSQAQVSGEDGSHFEAIVVSAAFAGKTPVQQHRLVYATLGDSMHSAIHALALRTLTPAEWQATQST, translated from the coding sequence ATGGATGCTGAAACCATCAAACGCATGATCGAAGCCGGGCTGCCCGACAGCCAGGCACAGGTCAGCGGCGAAGACGGCAGCCACTTTGAGGCCATCGTGGTCAGCGCGGCCTTTGCGGGCAAAACCCCGGTACAGCAACACCGCCTGGTCTACGCCACGCTCGGCGACAGCATGCACTCGGCCATTCACGCCCTCGCCCTGCGTACACTTACCCCTGCCGAATGGCAGGCCACGCAATCTACATGA